DNA sequence from the Arthrobacter crystallopoietes genome:
AGGCGGCCTTGCCCTTGGCGGTGATGCCCACGTAGGTGGCGGGGGTGCGGCCCTCGATGGTCTTGGTGACCTCCACGTAGCCGGCGTCCTCGAGCTTGCGCAGGTGGGTGGAGAGGTTGCCGGCGGTCATGTCCAGCATCTTGCGGAGCTTGGTGAAGGCGATCTTGTCCCGCTCCCCCACCTCGTTCAGGATCGTGATGGCGCGCAGGCGGGATTCGGCGTGGATCACCGGGTCCAGTTCGGCCACGGCTACACCCGCCCGCGGTTGCGCAGCCGCCGGCGCCGCAGGGTTTCCGCCACGGCTCCCGCGAAGAAGCCGAGCGGACCGAGGATGAAGCAGACGGTCACGAAGTTCGCCGGGCCGGCCAGGAGCGCGACGATGTTCACCACGAGGAACCATATGCCCAGCATGGCCTGGCTCTTGTCGTTGAACATCGCGCCCCCGACCATGTACATCAGCCCGACAATCAGCAGCGCGATCCCGTTGATGATCATGCCGGTGAGCCAGAAATCGTCAACCGCGGAGCCGACCACTCCGGACAGCGTGCCCATCACCATGAAGCCCAGCGCCCAGGCGCCGCCGTACATGGCGCCGACGAAGGACGAATGGCCGCGGATCCCGCGGCGCTGCCGGGTCACGATGAAAACGGTGCTGGCCAGCGCGGCCAGGATGGTGATGCCGAAGACCGTCAGCGACGCCCCGGCGCTGAGCGGCAGCCAGCCGAAGCGCGCCGCGTGCATCGCCCCGTAGCCGATGAGCCAAGCGAAGGCCCAGATCAGGTAGACGCCTGCCTCGTTGCCCTGGAGTTCCTCCCGGGCTTTGGTTTCGGCGTCGTTGACCAGGCGCAGCGCGGCGTGCAGGTCCAGCGGCGCTTCCTCCGGCTCGCCGGGCTGGGCGCCAGTGCTGTTGGAATGCGGTGCCATGCTCGCTTGCCTTTCGTCGTGGTGGATCACACAAACTAGTTTGCACCACAAACTGGTTTGCGTCAAGGGTGTGACGAGGTGCCAGAGGACGGCGTGGTCCTACTTCCCGGGGATGGTTCCAATAACGACGGCGGCGTCCAGCTCGGTAGAAAAGTGGGCTTGGGCGGCAAAACCGTGGCGCTCGAAAATCGCCGCGGTCCCGTTCAGTTGGCTCGGGCCGGTTTCCACCAGCAGGTGGCCCCCGGGCGCCAGCCACTCGTGCGCTGCCGCGATGACCCGCCGCTGGATGTCCAGTCCGTCCGCACCGCCGTCGAGCGCGACCTGCGGTTCATGCAGCCGGGCTTCCGGCGGCATCATGCCGATCGCACCGGTGGGAACGTAAGGTGCGTTGGCAACGAGGACATCCACGCGGCAGCGCAGCTCAACGGGTAGCTCAGCGTAGAGATCCCCGTCGAACACCTTGCCGGCCGTGCCAATATTGCGGCGAGCGCAGCGCACCGCCGCCCGATCGATGTCCGCCGCGTACAGTTCCAGTCGGCTGACGGCGTCCGCCAGCGCGGCCGCGACGGCGCCCGAGCCGCAGCAAAGGTCGACCGCTACAGGCGGGCCGACCACGCGATGAGCCAGGTCGATGGCCTTGGAAGCCAGGAACTCCGTCCGGCGGCGCGGCACAAACACGCCGGGCTCCACGGCGATCCGCAGCCCGCAGAACTCCGCCCAGCCGAGGATCTGCTCCAGCGGCAGCCCGGCGACCCGCCGGCCCAGCATGTCCTCAAGCGCCGCCGGCGTCAGCGCAGCAGCGACCAGCAGCTGTGCCTCGTCCTCGGCAAAGACACAGCCCGCAGCGCGCAGCCTGTCAGTGACCAAGACCTGCGCGTGCGATGACAACTGAACGGGCATGGAACCAACTTTCCGTCACCCCGCAGTCTTCCCTACCCGCTGCCTCTGGTAAATAATCAACCTTGGACAGCACACGAGCATGACCAACAAAGGAGTTCGATCATGGCAACGCGCCTCAACCCGTACCTCAGCTTCCGCGACAACGCCCGGCAGGCCATGGACTTTTACCATGCAGCCTTCGGCGGCGAATTGACCCGGAGCACCTTCGCCGAACTGCATGCCAGTGACGATCCGGCCGAAGGGGAGAAGATCATGCACTCCATGCTGGAAACCCCGAACGGCCTCACCCTGATGTGCGCAGACACGCCGAACGGCATGGCCTACAACCCCGGAGACAACATCTCGGTCTCCCTCAGCGGCGACGACGAAGCCGAACTGCGCGGCTACTGGGACAAACTGACCGAGGGCGCCAACATCGCCGAGCCGCTGGAGAAGGCTCCCTGGGGCGATACCTTCGGCATGTTCACCGACAAGTTCGGCATCAACTGGCTGGTCAACATCGCCGGCCAGCCCCAGCAGTAGGTCCGCTGCGCGGCAAGCCCCCCGTTCGCTCCGGCCGCATAGGGTGTTTCGACCGCGAGAACGTCCCTTACCGTTTGCATTCGGCGTGTAAGGGACGTTCTCGTGCTTTAGGGACGTTCTCGCTGAGGGGCTAGATGCAGGAGTAGTCGTAGTCGAAGCCGCGCGAGACGAACTGCGTCACGGACACATGGCCGCCGGGAGTGAGCGGCGGGGAGGCGCAGTTGTTCTTAGCCCCGTTGACTGTCCTGGCGCCGGCCAGCCAACTCGGGAGTGCCGCCAGGCTGCTGTCCGGGCTGACCTGGCCGACGATCTGGCCCCACTGGAAGTTGGTCGAGTAAATGCCGACCTCGGCGCCGATGCCCTCGAAGTAGTCGGTCATGCCCTCCAGATCGGCGGCGTTAGCGACCCTGTCAGTCGACCAGCTGTTCTCGGTTTCGACGTCGAGCCACCACAGATAATCCCCCGGGTTGCTGATACCGCGGATATTGGCGTCGTCGTAGGCCTTGGCCCAGCCGTACATGTAGGCGCAGGCCGCATTTTCGGCCCCGCTGCACTCACCGTAAGGATTATCGACGACGACGGAATCGGGATCATCGACGTCCTCCGGGTAGACATTGCTCTTCGGCCACCAGGAACCGGCGTGCCCGGCGTTGGCCGTGTTGACATAGAGCGCCACATCAGGCTGGCCGGTGGCGTCCGTCAGCGTCTCCTCCTCCGCCCAGGCCAATTGCTCGGACAGGCACGGGTTCGTATTGTTGGCCAAGCCGCCGGTGACCCCGATGATGGCGAACGCCGGATTATCCGGCAGCGCCTTGCCGCATTGCGGCCAGGACACATCATCGCCGAGCAGGTCGGTGCTGCCACCGCTGTCGCCCTTGCCGCCGCCCCTGTTTGGGGCGGCATCTGCAGCCGGGGCGGCGCCAAGGCCTACAGCTGACACAAGCAGGCAAAGCATCAGCGCCGGCAGCCATCGTTTATACCGCCGGACACCGGTCTTCGAATCTTCATTGATCATGACGAGCCTTTCCCTGCGTAAGCGGAGGAGAATCCGCTGGCGAAAAGCTTCCCCCAGCCGGAGGGAGCCGTCAAGATATTTCCTCAGAGCTCGCGGACCACCCGCGCGGGGTTGCCCACGGCGACGACGTTTGGCGGCAGGCCCTTCGTAACCACCGCGCCGGCGCCGATCACGGTGTTTTCGCCGACCGTAACGCCCGGGAGGATGATCGCTCCGCCGCCAATCCACACGTTGTCACCGATGGTGATCGGCTGCGCTGCCTCCAGTTTGTCGCGGCGCGGCTTCGGCTCCACCGGGTGGGTTGGCGTCAGCAGCTGGACGTTGGGACCGATCTGTACGTCGTCGCCGATCGTAATCGCAGCGACGTCCAGGGCCGTGAGGTTGTAGTTGATGAAGGTCCGCGCACCGATGCTGATGTAGCGGCCGTAGTCCACGAACAAGGGCGGCCGGACCTCGGAGCCCTCACCGATCGCGCCCAGCAGGTCTTTCAGGATCTCTCCTGCCGCGGCGCGGTCGCTGGGCCAGACCCTGTTGTAACGGTCCGAGAGTTCGATCGCCCGGGTGCCGTCCGCGGCGAGCTCCGGGTCGTCGGCAATATAGAGATCGCCCGCGACCATCCGCTCCCGCATCGATCGCTCGTCACCGGCAAAGTAGTCTTCCATGAACAGCCCCTTTCGTTAGCGCTATGGCTCCACCGTAATCGCGGTGGCCGTACACCGGCACGGACAGCTGGAAGCCGAGATGGCGCTGACATCCCGGTGCATCCGTGTCAGGATCAGTTATGCCCGATCGCCTGATGCTCCTTGACACTGCGTCGCTGTACTTCCGTGCCTTCTACGGCATGCCCGATACGATCCAGCGGGCTGACGGCACTCCGGTCAACGCCGTCCGCGGCCTGCTGGACATGATCGCGCGGCTGACCACCGACTACAACGCCACGCATTTGATCGCATGCTGGGACGATGACTGGCGCCCGCAGTGGCGGGTCGACCTCCTTCCCTCCTACAAGGGACACCGGGTCGCAGAGGTGGTAGCGGGTGCTCCGGACGTGGAGATCGTCCCGGCCGGGCTCGAAGCGCAGATTCCGATGATCCGCCAAGTGTTGGAACTCGCCGGAATCGCCGTCGTCGGGGCCCCTGAACATGAGGCCGACGACGTCATCGGCACCTACGCGAGCCACGCCGACCTTCCGGTCGATGTGGTCACCGGTGACCGCGATCTCTTTCAGGTTGTCGACGACGCCCGGCAGGTGCGCGTGATCTACACGGCGCGCGGCATGAAGAACCTCGAAGTCCTGACCGATGCGGTGGTTGTCGGCAAATACCGCGTGCTGCCCGAGCAGTACGCCGACTACGCGCTCCTCCGCGGCGATGCCTCGGACGGGCTCCCTGGGGTCGCCGGCATCGGTGAGAAGACGGCCGCGTCGCTGCTCGGAGAGTACGGCTCCCTCGACGGGCTGCTCGCGGCTGCGGACACGGGAAGCGGAGTGTCCGCATCCGTACGGTCGAAGCTCAACAAGGCCTCCGACTATCTGAAGGTCGCACCCGCCGTTGTGAAAGTCGTGCGCGGCCTCAAGCTGCCGAGCCTTGAGGAAGCCGGCGCTCAGCTCCATCCCGTCGACGGCGATCCACGCGCCGAACTTGAGCAGCTGGCCACCGACTGGAACCTCGGCGGATCCATGAAGCGGTTCCTGGCAGCCCTCGACCACCATCTGTGAGGAGCGGTTCCGCCGTCTGCCCTGCACTCAAACAGGAAGGTTCTTGTGTATCAGTAGTGCCAGCCAGGGCCGGTCCCGCCCACAGGCCGGCCTGCCGCACTGGTGGAACCGGCGACGACGACGTTCAGTGGGAGCGCTGCTGAACGGGCGTTCATGCGGCTGCCCCAACGTCTTCGCCGAGGTCCGAGGTTCCGGTGATTCCGGAAGTCGATTCAATAACCGGCCGGATCTTCTTTTCCAGCGCTTCGTAGAACATCGAGTAGGGAAACTCGTCGTCCAGGACCAAGTCGGTGAGTCCGCGTGGGGGCCCGGCGAGCGGGAGTGCATCCGGTCCCTTCGCCCATGTGGAGGCGGGGTGAGGAGTGACCGTTGCGGAAATGAGTTCATAGGCGGCGAGCCAGTGGGCGGTCTTGGGACGATCTATGGAGCGCCAGTACAACTCTTCGATTTCCTGCCCCAGTGCGACCACGACGTCAGCGGCGTTGTCCCAGTCGATGGCCAGCTTTGAATCGGTCCAATGGAGCACGCGGTGCTGGTGCATCCACGCAAACAACAGCTGGCCTCCGAGGCCGTCGTAGTTCCGTACACGGGGCCCGGTCATGGCGAAGCGGAAGATCCTGTCGAAGATGACGGCGTACTGGACGAGTTTGGCGTACTTGCGCGCTTCCGGGGACGCCTCCTTGTCCTTTTCGATTTTGACCGACTCTCGGAAGGCGGTGAGATCGCAGCGCAGTTCTTCCAGCGTGTACAGGAAGAAGGGCATCCGCTGCTTGATCATGAAGGGATCAAAGGGAAGATCTCCGCGCATGTGGGTCCTGTCATGAATCAGATCCCACATGACAAACGTCGACTGCGTAAGCTGCTGATCATCCAGAAGAGCGGCAGCATCTTCGGGAAGGTCCAGCCGGGTGGTCGCGGCGGCGGCTCGCAGAACGCGCCTGAAGCGTGCGGCTTCCCTGTCAGCGAAAATTGCGCCCCAACTGAACTGGGGGGTCTCCCGTACCGCAACCGATTCCGGGAACAGCACCGCAGAATTCGTATCGTAGCCCGGTGTGAAGTCGATGAACCGGATGGGAAGGAAGAGCGGGTTTGAGTAGTCCCCGGCTTCAAGTTCGGCAATGAAGTCGGGCCAGATGACCTCGATCAGCACAGCTTCCACGAACCTGTTGGTGCTGCCGTTCTGGGTATACATCGGAAAGACAACGAGGTGCCGGAGACCGTCGGCACGGTGAAGTTGCGGTTGGAAGGCCTGCAGAGCCTCCAGAAAGTCAGGGACTGCAAATTCTGATGCTTCCCACGCTGTGAAGGCTTTCTGAAGACAGTCAAGATACTCCGCGTCGTGGGGGAAAAAGGGCGCGAGGCTGGCGACGGATTCGCGGATTATGGCCGCCAGCTTGGAGGCAGTGGCAAGATCACCGGGTTCCGGCACGGAACCGTCTTGAGCTTGGATGAGCTGAAGCTCCGTGGCGGCGTTCTTCAAGGCCGTCCAAGCCGGGTGGGACTGCAGCTGATTGTCCGAGAGCGTCTCTCTGGTGCGCTGGGTAGCCGTGGGCATAGGTAGTCAGTCCTTTCGAACAGAAGCAGGTGAAGTACAACGACATGGAGCCTAGACCAGACATAGAGAGACTTATGTGAAAACTGCGTGAGCATAAGCGATTTGATTTCTCGAGCTGTGGTTGAGGCTTGGAACACACAGGGGTTCGTGTTCTCGGGTCACTTTGCCCCAGTCGACGCCCTTCAGATTCGCATCGTGGGCCTCCTCGGTTGTTAACCGCTCACTACCAGTCCCGTCACGCCCCCACCGCCGGTGTGGTGGTCAGGACGCCGGTCGGTACGGCTCGGTCGCTCGTTGGCATAGAGAGGCCCTAGGCGTGCGCCTGCTGCACAGCCGAGGAGCGCCTCGCCTCGACCGCATACACCGGCCGGTGTGCTGCAGGGAACCGGTCGCGGCTTACCTAACCAGAGGGTCGGCTTCTCGATCTTGCACAACCCGGCAACACTCCAGGCAGGTGCTGCGCCTGCCGCAGGCGGAACTCGCTTGGCGCAGCACGCGTTCTAGCAGATCAACAAGACCCGCTTACCTGTATGCCGATGTAAATTAGTAAGTCTTATGCTGCTGGCGCATATTCGAAGCGCAACGGTAAGATTTCGCGGGCACTGCCGTGCAACATTCGCCTGGCAAAAGAACTCTTTCCTTCTGCGTGTTAGCTTGATCACTGCTCTTCCAAGCCAAGTTCGCCGGAAGATTCAATCCACCGCAGCTACTTTCCCGGAGGCAACATGGGACTCAGCTCCCCCACGCATACAGAAGATCGGACGGTCGCGCCCGGCCGCCCCGCCGGTCTGCCCAAATCGACGGAAACGCAGCAATCAATGATGATCGCTGCGGGTGGCGTTATCGACTCAGGATTGTTCCGCAGCTCGGGATACATGGTGGCGGACAGCCGGATCGCATTGATGCCCCTTGGTGGTATCGCATGACGCCCATGACGCGAACTTCCGCAGAAATCGAATCCAATGCGACGGCGCAACCTGGATCCTCTCCAGCGACAGGTGCACACCACACCTCCAACGACACCGCCAACGAACTCAAGCGCGGGTTAAGCAGCCGTCACCTGCAGATGATCGCTATAGGCGGTGCGATCGGTACCGGGCTGTTCGTGGCCTCGGGCGGCACCATTTCCCAGGCGGGCCCAGGTGGCGCGCTAGTCGCCTACGCGCTGGTCGGGCTGATGGTGTTCTTGCTTATGCAGTCGCTGGGTGAAATGTCGGCAAAAATTCCGGTCGCAGGATCCTTCCAGACCTTTGCCACGCGTTTTGTCTCCCCCTCCTTCGGGTTCGCGATCGGCTGGAACTACTGGTTCAACTGGGCCATCACAGTCGCCGCCGAACTGGTCGCAGCCGGAATCATCATGGACTTCTGGTTCCCCGGCATCCCCGGCTGGGTATGGGCTGGGATCTTTCTGCTGGTATTGACCGGGCTCAACGCCCTCTCGGCGAAGTCCTTCGGTGAGTCGGAGTTCTGGCTCTCCCTGATCAAGGTCTCGGCAGTGGTGCTCTTCCTGATCGCCGGCGTGCTGATGATCTTCGGCATCCTCGGGAACGACTCTCCTGGCCTCAGCAATTGGGAAAACCGGGACGAAGTGTTCCACGGCGGTTGGGTTTCGATCATCTCGGTGTTCATGATTGCCGGGTTCTCCTTCCAAGGCACCGAACTGGTGGGTGTGGCCGCAGGCGAAGCCAAGAACCCGCGCCGCGAAGTACCTAAGGCCATCCGCACGGTCTTCTGGCGCATCATGCTCTTCTACATCGGCGCCATCTTCATCATCGGCTGCCTGATCCCGTTCACCGACCCGAGCCTGCTGGCCTCCGGCGAGGCCGATGTTGCAGTATCCCCGTTCACCCTGGTCTTCTCACGCGCCGGGATCGCGTTCGCAGCCGCCCTGATGAACGCGGTGATCCTGACCGCCATCCTCTCAGCGGGCAACTCCGGACTCTATGCATCCACCCGCATGCTTTACGCCATGGCCCACGATGGCAAGGCCCCGAAAATCTTCGGCCGCACCAATTCGCGCGGCGTGCCGATCCCGGCGCTGCTGGCCACCGCGGCCGTGGGACTCTTCGGCTTCGTATCCGCGATCGTCGGCCAGGGCTCGGCCTACTCCTGGCTGCTGAACATGTCCGGCCTATGCGGCTTCATCGTCTGGGCGGGGATCGCGATCTCCCACTACCGCTTCAGGCGAGGCTTCCTAGCACAGGGCAACAAGGTCAGCGACCTGCCGTACAAGGCCTCCTTGTTCCCGATCGGCCCACTGCTGGCCTTCGCCCTGCTGATCCTAGTGATCGCGGGACAGAACTACGAGGCTGTGCTTGCCGGACGAGGCCTGGAAGTGCTTTCCTCCTACATCGGGTTGCCGGCCTTCATCGTCCTATGGCTGGCCCACCGCTTCATCACCAAGTCCAAGCTGGTACCGCTGCACGAAATGGATATCACGGCACCGGATGACCTCGAGCTCGAACCTGCCGGCGGCACCCGCTGACCCCGCTGCTGCTCGCCCGCTGAGGGTATCCCGGCAGCAGCCGCAGGCCACGACGAGTCACA
Encoded proteins:
- a CDS encoding transcriptional regulator — translated: MAELDPVIHAESRLRAITILNEVGERDKIAFTKLRKMLDMTAGNLSTHLRKLEDAGYVEVTKTIEGRTPATYVGITAKGKAAYAQYRVALRELLTGLP
- a CDS encoding DUF6421 family protein, encoding MPTATQRTRETLSDNQLQSHPAWTALKNAATELQLIQAQDGSVPEPGDLATASKLAAIIRESVASLAPFFPHDAEYLDCLQKAFTAWEASEFAVPDFLEALQAFQPQLHRADGLRHLVVFPMYTQNGSTNRFVEAVLIEVIWPDFIAELEAGDYSNPLFLPIRFIDFTPGYDTNSAVLFPESVAVRETPQFSWGAIFADREAARFRRVLRAAAATTRLDLPEDAAALLDDQQLTQSTFVMWDLIHDRTHMRGDLPFDPFMIKQRMPFFLYTLEELRCDLTAFRESVKIEKDKEASPEARKYAKLVQYAVIFDRIFRFAMTGPRVRNYDGLGGQLLFAWMHQHRVLHWTDSKLAIDWDNAADVVVALGQEIEELYWRSIDRPKTAHWLAAYELISATVTPHPASTWAKGPDALPLAGPPRGLTDLVLDDEFPYSMFYEALEKKIRPVIESTSGITGTSDLGEDVGAAA
- a CDS encoding putative protein N(5)-glutamine methyltransferase; this translates as MPVQLSSHAQVLVTDRLRAAGCVFAEDEAQLLVAAALTPAALEDMLGRRVAGLPLEQILGWAEFCGLRIAVEPGVFVPRRRTEFLASKAIDLAHRVVGPPVAVDLCCGSGAVAAALADAVSRLELYAADIDRAAVRCARRNIGTAGKVFDGDLYAELPVELRCRVDVLVANAPYVPTGAIGMMPPEARLHEPQVALDGGADGLDIQRRVIAAAHEWLAPGGHLLVETGPSQLNGTAAIFERHGFAAQAHFSTELDAAVVIGTIPGK
- a CDS encoding 5'-3' exonuclease, with the translated sequence MPDRLMLLDTASLYFRAFYGMPDTIQRADGTPVNAVRGLLDMIARLTTDYNATHLIACWDDDWRPQWRVDLLPSYKGHRVAEVVAGAPDVEIVPAGLEAQIPMIRQVLELAGIAVVGAPEHEADDVIGTYASHADLPVDVVTGDRDLFQVVDDARQVRVIYTARGMKNLEVLTDAVVVGKYRVLPEQYADYALLRGDASDGLPGVAGIGEKTAASLLGEYGSLDGLLAAADTGSGVSASVRSKLNKASDYLKVAPAVVKVVRGLKLPSLEEAGAQLHPVDGDPRAELEQLATDWNLGGSMKRFLAALDHHL
- a CDS encoding VOC family protein yields the protein MATRLNPYLSFRDNARQAMDFYHAAFGGELTRSTFAELHASDDPAEGEKIMHSMLETPNGLTLMCADTPNGMAYNPGDNISVSLSGDDEAELRGYWDKLTEGANIAEPLEKAPWGDTFGMFTDKFGINWLVNIAGQPQQ
- a CDS encoding sugar O-acetyltransferase, translating into MEDYFAGDERSMRERMVAGDLYIADDPELAADGTRAIELSDRYNRVWPSDRAAAGEILKDLLGAIGEGSEVRPPLFVDYGRYISIGARTFINYNLTALDVAAITIGDDVQIGPNVQLLTPTHPVEPKPRRDKLEAAQPITIGDNVWIGGGAIILPGVTVGENTVIGAGAVVTKGLPPNVVAVGNPARVVREL
- a CDS encoding amino acid permease → MTRTSAEIESNATAQPGSSPATGAHHTSNDTANELKRGLSSRHLQMIAIGGAIGTGLFVASGGTISQAGPGGALVAYALVGLMVFLLMQSLGEMSAKIPVAGSFQTFATRFVSPSFGFAIGWNYWFNWAITVAAELVAAGIIMDFWFPGIPGWVWAGIFLLVLTGLNALSAKSFGESEFWLSLIKVSAVVLFLIAGVLMIFGILGNDSPGLSNWENRDEVFHGGWVSIISVFMIAGFSFQGTELVGVAAGEAKNPRREVPKAIRTVFWRIMLFYIGAIFIIGCLIPFTDPSLLASGEADVAVSPFTLVFSRAGIAFAAALMNAVILTAILSAGNSGLYASTRMLYAMAHDGKAPKIFGRTNSRGVPIPALLATAAVGLFGFVSAIVGQGSAYSWLLNMSGLCGFIVWAGIAISHYRFRRGFLAQGNKVSDLPYKASLFPIGPLLAFALLILVIAGQNYEAVLAGRGLEVLSSYIGLPAFIVLWLAHRFITKSKLVPLHEMDITAPDDLELEPAGGTR